The Pseudomonas sp. KU26590 genomic sequence GCTTGAGCTTCTCGACCTCCATGGTGACCTGCACGTTCGTGATCTTGTCGAAGTGGCGTTCCAGTCGTGCGAGTTTCTCGCCGATGTAGGTACGCAGAGGTTCAGTCACTTCCAGCTGGTGTCCACTGATGTTGACTTGCATACAGCTTCTCCTTCGTTGCCAGTGCATTAGTGGCAGGCGTAATGCCTGCCACCGGAACGCTTTGACGTGTGACCTCTACATCAGTCGCTTGCGTTCGCTGGACGGCGAGATCCCAAGGGATTCGCGGTACTTGGCGACTGTGCGACGGGCCACTTGAATGCCTTGTGCTTCCAGTAAACCAGCGATCTTGCTGTCACTCAACGGCTTTTTCTGATTTTCCGCGGCGACCAGTTTTTTGATGATCGCGCGAATCGCCGTTGACGAGCATTCGCCGCCTTCGGAGGTGCTGACGTGGCTGGAAAAGAAATATTTGAGTTCGTAGATCCCGCGTGGGGTGTGCATGAACTTCTGCGTGGTCACCCGGGAAATCGTCGATTCATGCATGCCGACCGCTTCAGCGATGTCATGCAGAACCAGCGGCTTCATGGCCTCGTCGCCGTACTCGAGGAAGCCACGCTGGTGTTCAACAATTTGCGTCGCCACCTTCATCAGCGTCTCGTTGCGGCTTTGCAGGCTCTTGATGAACCAGCGAGCTTCCTGCAGCTGATTGCGCATGAACGTGTTGTCGGCGCTGGTATCGGCGCGACGCACAAACCCTGCGTACTGTGGATTGACCCGCAGGCGCGGCACGGATTCCTGGTTCAGCTCCACCAGCCAGCGCTCGTTGTCCTTGCGCACGATGACGTCAGGCACCACGTATTCGGCTTCGCTGGATTCGATCTGCGAGCCGGGGCGCGGGTTGAGGCTCTGGACCAGTTCGATGACCTGACGCAGGTCGTCTTCCTTGAGCTTCATGCGGCGCATCAGTTGCGCGTAGTCGCGGCTGCCCAGCAGATCGATGTAGTCGCTGACCAGCTTCTGCGCTTCCGCCAGCCACTTGGTTTTGGCCGGCAACTGGCGAAGTTGCAGCAGCAGGCATTCGCTCAGGTTGCGAGCGCCGATGCCTGCCGGCTCGAACTGCTGGATACGGTGCAGAACAGCTTCTATCTCATCCAGCTCGATATCGAGCTCGGGATCGAAAGCGTCTAGCATTTCTTCAAGCGTTTCGTCGAGGTAACCCTGATTGTTGATGCAGTCGATCAGGGTCACGGCGATCAGGCGATCGGTGTCCGACATTGGCGCGAGGTTGAGCTGCCAGAGCAAGTGACTTTGCAGGCTCTCGCCGACGGAGGTGCGGGTGGTGAAATCCCACTCGTCATCGTCGTTGCTGGGCAGGCTGCTGGCGCTGGTCTGGTAGACGTCTTCCCACGCGGTGTCGACGGGGAGCTCATTGGGGATGCGCTCGTTCCAGTCGCCCTCATCCAGATTGTCGACGGTGGGCGCCGATTCCTGGTAGGTGGGTTCCTGAACATCAGCGTTGGGCTTTTGCTCTACGGTGTCCGCCAAGGGGTCGGCGTTGTCGAAATCGTCGCCTTCCTCCTGCCGTTCCAGCATCGGGTTCGACTCCAGCGCCTCTTGAATCTCCTGTTGGAGATCCAGCGTCGACAGCTGAAGCAAGCGGATTGCCTGTTGCAGCTGAGGCGTCATCGTCAGCTGCTGGCCCATTCTCAAGACTAGCGAAGGTTTCATGGCAGGGCTTAACACCTTATTCGCCGGCGCACTGCGCGCCATTTACTAGCAGGGCGCCGAGGGCGCCAACTTAAGCAAATTATATGCCTGAAGCTGGAGGGTTTGCCTAGAGTGTGATGACAATTAAAAAACGAGGTCGGCGACGGCGCACGTTGCGGGGTACCGCACAACCTCATGTCATCACTGCGGTTACAGGCGGAACTCGTGACCCAGATACACTTCCTTGACCAACTGGTTGGCCAGGATGGATTCGGCGTCGCCTTCGGCAATCAGCTGCCCATCGTTGACGATGTAGGCGGTTTCGCAGATATCCAGCGTCTCACGCACGTTGTGGTCGGTGATCAGCACGCCGATCCCTTTGGCCTTGAGGTGGTGAATGATCTGCTTGATGTCGCCTACGGAGATAGGGTCGACACCGGCGAAGGGTTCGTCGAGCAGAATGAATTTCGGCGAAGTGGCGAGGGCGCGTGCGATTTCCACGCGGCGACGTTCACCGCCCGACAGGCTCATGCCCAGGTTGTCGCGAATGTGGGTGATGTGGAATTCCTGCAGCAGGCTTTCCAGCTCCTTGCGGCGGGCAGCGCGATCGAGCTCCTTGCGGGTCTCCAGGATCGCCATGATGTTGTCCGAGACGGAGAGCTTGCGGAAGATCGACGCTTCCTGTGGCAGGTAGCCAATACCGGCGCGAGCGCGGCCGTGCATCGGCTGATGGCTGACGTCCTGGTCATCGATCAGGACCCGACCCTGATCCGCCTGAACCAGGCCGACGATCATGTAGAAACAGGTGGTCTTGCCGGCGCCGTTGGGGCCGAGCAGGCCGACGATCTGGCCGCTCTCGATGGACAGGCTGACGTCACGTACGACCTGGCGGCTTTTATAGGCCTTGGCCAGGTGTTGGGCTTTCAGCGTTGCCATTACTGGGCCTTCTGCTGGTCGGTTTTCTTTTTCGGCTGGATGACCATGTCGATGCGAGGGCGTGGTGCGGTGATCTTGGTGCCATTGGCACGACCGGCGTTCACGACCTGCTTGACGGTGTCATAGACGATTTTCTCGCCTTCGGACGTGTTGCCGTCGTTGACCACTTTGGCCTTGTCGATCAGCACAATGCGGTTCTGGGCCGCGAAGTACTGGATGGTGACGCCCCAAGCCTGAACGATCGGCTTGTCCACCGATGGCTTCTGCTCGTAATAAGCCAGGTTGCCCACGGACGTGAACACGTCCACGTCGCCTTGCGGCGTACGGGTGATGGTCACAGTGTTACCGGTGATCTTCATCGTGCCCTGGGTGATGATGACATTGCCTTTGTAAGTGGCGATGCCTTGCTTGTCGTCCAGCTGCGCGTCATCCGACTGGATGTGGATGGGTTGATCGCGATCCGTCGGCAGAGACCAGGCGCTCGCGCTTCCCAGTGCTGCGCCCAGGCCGAGCAAAAAAGGAAGGGTTTTAACGAGCCTCATACTGTCCTCTTACGTTGGATAGCAGGTTCATCCTGCTTTCTTTCAGATACGCTTTCATACCCGTGCCGGTCGTTACACCGCCAAGGCCGTCGATTCTAACGGGTTGGGCAGTTTCCGCATATTGCTTCTGCGGGAATACAGTCATGCGGCTGCTGGTGATGATGGTGGTGCGGTCCTTTTCGTCGGTGCGGTTGATGCGCACCGAGTCGATCAGCTCGACGTGATCACCCCCTGGGGACACTTCGGCGCGAACGCTCTGTACGTGCCAGGGGAAGGTCGAACCGCGATACATCTGCAGCACCGGCGTGGTCATCAGGGTGATGTCTGTGGCTTTCAAGTGCTCGACCTTGTCGGCGGTCATGTCGTACTGCATGGTCCCGTCGGGCAGGTACTGAATGCTGTGGGCGTTGGTCGCGTAGTAATCGACAGCGCTTTCATCCACGGCACTCTTGGGTTGATCGAGGAAGCTTTCCGGACTGATGTTCCAGTAGCCGACCGCTGCCAGCAGCAGTGCCAGCACACCGAACAGCAGAAACGTACGAAACTTTTTGCTCAGCATAAATGCACTTCTATAGGTAGGCGGCGTGAGCCGCTTCGAGGTTGCCCTGAGCCTTCAGGATCAATTCGCAGAATTCGCGGGCAGCGCCTTCGCCGCCACGTGCCTGGGTGGTGCCATGTGCGTGCTCGCGGACAAAGCTGGCAGCATTGGCTACGGCCATGCCCAGACCGACCCGGCGAATGACCGGCAGATCAGGCAAATCGTCACCCAGATACGCGACCTGGTCGTAGCTTAGATTCAGTTGCTGCAAAAGCTCGTCGAGGACCACGAGTTTGTCTTCGCGGCCCTGATAAAGGTGTGCGATGCCGAGGTTCTTCGCGCGCCGCTCAACCACCGGGGTCTTGCGCCCGCTGATGATGGCGGTGGTCACGCCTGAGTTGATGAGCATCTTGATGCCCTGGCCGTCGAGGGTGTTGAACGTCTTGAACTCGCTGCCGTCTTCGAGGAAATACAGGCGCCCATCGGTGAGTACGCCATCGACATCGAAGATCGCCAGTTTGATGTTCTTGCCGCGTTGCATCAGGTGATTCATATCGGCGCTCATTTACATGACTCCCGCACGGAGCAGGTCTTGAAGGTTGAACGCGCCAAGCGGGCGATCGTTCTCGTCGACCACAATGAGTGCGCCGATCTTGTTGTCTTCCATGATTTTCAAGGCTTCGGCCGCGAGCATTTCCGGGCGTACAGTCTTGCCATGGACGGTCATCACTTCATCAATGGTCGCCTGGCGTATGTCGATCGGGCGATCCAGTGTGCGACGCAAGTCACCGTCCGTGAAGATACCGGCAAGGCGGCCGTCGCTCTCGAGGATGGCGGTCATGCCCAGCCCCTTGCGGGTCATTTCCATCAGCGAATCGCGAACCGGCGTGCCCCGGGCAACCTGCGGCAGGTTGGCGCCAGTGTGCATGACATGCTCGACCTTCAACAGCAGCCGACGACCCAGCGCACCGCCCGGGTGGGAAAAGGCGAAGTCTTCGGCGGTGAAGCCTCTGGCGTCCAGCAGTGCAACGGCCAGGGCGTCGCCCATGACCAGCGCCGCCGTGGTGGAGGAGGTGGGCGCCAGATTCAGCGGGCAGGCTTCTTTTTCCACCCGGGCATTGAGGTTGACTTCTGCGGCCTTGGCCAGCGTTGATTCCGGGTTGCCGGTGAGGCTGATCATCTTGATGCCCAGACGCTTGATCAGCGGCAGCAGCGTGACGATTTCGGCCGTCGTGCCCGAATTGGACAGGGCCAGGATGATGTCGGCGCTGGTAATCATGCCCATGTCGCCGTGGCTGGCCTCGGCCGGGTGCACGAAGAAAGACGGGGTGCCGGTGCTGGCCAACGTAGCGGCGATCTTCTTGCCGATATGCCCGGACTTGCCCATGCCGACCACGACCACGCGGCCCTGACTGCCCAGAATCATGTCGCACGCGCTGACGAAATCGGCATTGATATGCGCAAGCAAACCTTCCACGGCTTCTATTTCAAGGCGGATGGTGCTCTGTGCCGATTCAATCAGGTTACGGGCATTGGACATATCGGAAGGGGTCGCTTGGTCAAAAGCCGGGGATTATAGCGGCAATGTTCAAAAGCCTCACGCTTCATCGTTGCTGTTTGTTTAATGAAGGGGCACGTCCTTCAGCAACGGCGTGATAAAGGCTGGCAATGGGTGCGAAATTTCCACACCGTGCTTTATATCCTCCTTTGTTCACGACTCGACACGTTGGCGCTTGGGCGGCGTGGGACAGCGGTGGTATAGTCCGCCGCTTGTTCGGCCCCTCCAAAAGTGTGTCGTTCGTCCAGAACGCGGCATCTGAGAGATAGGTTGCATCGCAAGGAGTTTAGATGAGTGCCGATAACGCCTACGCGGTCGAGCTGAAGGGCGTTTCCTTCAAGCGCGGTGCGCGCAGCATCTTCAATAATGTGGACATCCACATCCCCCGGGGCAAAGTCACCGGCATCATGGGGCCGTCGGGCAGTGGTAAAACCACCCTGCTGCGCTTGATGGGTGCACAGCTGCGTCCGAGCGCCGGTGAAGTCTGGGTCAATGGCCAGAATCTGCCAAAGCTTTCGCGCAGCGATCTTTTCGATGCGCGCAAGCATATGGGCGTGCTCTTTCAGAGCGGCGCGCTGTTCACCGACCTCGACGTATTCGAAAACGTGGCGTTTCCGTTGCGGGTTCACACCAAGCTGCCTGAAGACATGATCCGCGACATCGTCCTGCTGAAACTGCAGGCGGTCGGGCTTCGTGGCGCAGTCGAGTTGATGCCCGACGAACTGTCGGGTGGCATGAAGCGTCGTGTTGCGCTGGCACGTGCCATCGCGATGGATCCTCAGATCCTCATGTACGACGAGCCCTTCGTAGGCCAGGACCCTATCGCCATGGGCGTACTGGTTCGGCTGATCCGGCTGCTGAATGATGCCCTGGGGATCACCAGCATCGTCGTGTCCCACGACCTCGCCGAGACCGCCAGCATTGCCGACTATCTCTATGTCGTCGGTGACGGTCAGGTGCTGGGGCAGGGCACGCCGAGTGAACTGATGCAGTCGGATAACCCTCGTATACGTCAGTTCATGACGGGTGATCCCGACGGGCCGGTGCCTTTCCATTATCCGGCGCCGGATTATCGCGACGATCTTTTGGGGAAGCGCTGATGCGCAGAAAGTCTTTAATGGATCGCGTACGCCTGATGGGGCGTTCCGCGATCGATATAGTTGCAGTGTTGGGTCGTTCAGGTATTTTTCTGGTTCATGCGTTGCTTGGGCGCGGCGGAATCGGCGGCGGTTTTCAGCTGCTCCTTCGTCAGCTGCACTCGGTGGGCGTCATGTCACTGGCCATTATTGTCGTGTCCGGCGTGTTCATCGGCATGGTGCTGGCGCTGCAAGGCTTCAGCATTCTTGCCAAGTACGGCTCCGAGCAGGCGGTGGGGCAGATGGTTGCCCTGACATTGCTGCGTGAACTCGGCCCGGTCGTCACCGCTCTATTGTTCGCCGGTCGTGCAGGCTCTGCGCTCACCGCTGAAATCGGCAACATGAAATCCACCGAGCAGCTGTCCAGCCTCGAAATGATTGGCGTCGACCCGCTTAAATACATCGTCGCGCCGCGTCTCTGGGCAGGCTTCATCTCGCTGCCGGTGCTGGCGTTGATTTTCAGCGTGGTCGGCATCTGGGGTGGTTCATGGGTGGCGGTCGACTGGCTGGGCGTCTACGAAGGCTCCTTCTGGGCCAACATGCAGAACAGCGTTTCGTTTTCCGATGATGTACTCAACGGTGTCATCAAGAGCGTCGTGTTCGCTTTTGTCGTCACCTGGATTGCCGTGTTCCAGGGCTATGACTGCGAGCCCACGTCCGAAGGGATCAGTCGCGCCACGACCAAGACCGTGGTCTACGCCTCATTGGCCGTACTGGGCCTGGACTTTATTATGACCGCCTTGATGTTTGGAGACTTCTGATGCAAAACCGCACCCTCGAAACCGGTGTAGGCCTGTTTCTGCTGGCCGGGATCCTGGCTTTGCTCCTGCTCGCCCTGCGCGTCAGCGGTTTGAGCGCCAGCGCCAGCACCGACACTTATAAACTTTACGCAAATTTCGACAATATCGCCGGTTTGACTGTCAGAGCGAAAGTGACCATGGCCGGTGTGAACATTGGCAAGGTCACTGCAATCGATCTGGATCACGATACCTTCACCGGTCGTGTGACGATGGAAGTGAACAAGCGGGTCAACAACCTGCCTTCGGATTCCACCGCTTCCATTCTGACCGCAGGCCTGCTGGGTGAAAAATACGTCGGCATCAGTGTTGGCGGCGATGATCAGCTGTTGAAAGACGGCGGCACCATCCATGACACCCAGTCCTCGTTGGTACTCGAAGACCTGATCGGTAAATTCCTGCTCAATTCAGTGGGCAAAGACGCCAAATGAGGAGTTTTTTCATGATCTCGATTCTGCGCCGTGGCCTTCTGGTGCTGCTGGCCGCCCTGCCTTTGTTTGCTAACGCAGCAGCGTCCGATGCTTCCGCCCACGACCTGGTTGATCGCACCACCAAGCAATTGCTGGCTGACCTGTCCGCCAACAAGGAAACCTACAAGTCCAATCCGCAAGCCTTTTACGACGCACTTAACGGCATCGTTGGCCCGGTCATCGACGCGGACGGCATTTCCAAAAGCATCATGACCGTGAAGTACTCGCGCAACGCCACCCCGGCGCAGATGCAACGCTTCCAGGAAAACTTCAAGCGCAGCCTGATCCAG encodes the following:
- a CDS encoding KpsF/GutQ family sugar-phosphate isomerase; its protein translation is MSNARNLIESAQSTIRLEIEAVEGLLAHINADFVSACDMILGSQGRVVVVGMGKSGHIGKKIAATLASTGTPSFFVHPAEASHGDMGMITSADIILALSNSGTTAEIVTLLPLIKRLGIKMISLTGNPESTLAKAAEVNLNARVEKEACPLNLAPTSSTTAALVMGDALAVALLDARGFTAEDFAFSHPGGALGRRLLLKVEHVMHTGANLPQVARGTPVRDSLMEMTRKGLGMTAILESDGRLAGIFTDGDLRRTLDRPIDIRQATIDEVMTVHGKTVRPEMLAAEALKIMEDNKIGALIVVDENDRPLGAFNLQDLLRAGVM
- a CDS encoding ATP-binding cassette domain-containing protein, producing the protein MSADNAYAVELKGVSFKRGARSIFNNVDIHIPRGKVTGIMGPSGSGKTTLLRLMGAQLRPSAGEVWVNGQNLPKLSRSDLFDARKHMGVLFQSGALFTDLDVFENVAFPLRVHTKLPEDMIRDIVLLKLQAVGLRGAVELMPDELSGGMKRRVALARAIAMDPQILMYDEPFVGQDPIAMGVLVRLIRLLNDALGITSIVVSHDLAETASIADYLYVVGDGQVLGQGTPSELMQSDNPRIRQFMTGDPDGPVPFHYPAPDYRDDLLGKR
- a CDS encoding KdsC family phosphatase, translated to MSADMNHLMQRGKNIKLAIFDVDGVLTDGRLYFLEDGSEFKTFNTLDGQGIKMLINSGVTTAIISGRKTPVVERRAKNLGIAHLYQGREDKLVVLDELLQQLNLSYDQVAYLGDDLPDLPVIRRVGLGMAVANAASFVREHAHGTTQARGGEGAAREFCELILKAQGNLEAAHAAYL
- the lptA gene encoding lipopolysaccharide transport periplasmic protein LptA; amino-acid sequence: MRLVKTLPFLLGLGAALGSASAWSLPTDRDQPIHIQSDDAQLDDKQGIATYKGNVIITQGTMKITGNTVTITRTPQGDVDVFTSVGNLAYYEQKPSVDKPIVQAWGVTIQYFAAQNRIVLIDKAKVVNDGNTSEGEKIVYDTVKQVVNAGRANGTKITAPRPRIDMVIQPKKKTDQQKAQ
- the lptB gene encoding LPS export ABC transporter ATP-binding protein produces the protein MATLKAQHLAKAYKSRQVVRDVSLSIESGQIVGLLGPNGAGKTTCFYMIVGLVQADQGRVLIDDQDVSHQPMHGRARAGIGYLPQEASIFRKLSVSDNIMAILETRKELDRAARRKELESLLQEFHITHIRDNLGMSLSGGERRRVEIARALATSPKFILLDEPFAGVDPISVGDIKQIIHHLKAKGIGVLITDHNVRETLDICETAYIVNDGQLIAEGDAESILANQLVKEVYLGHEFRL
- the lptC gene encoding LPS export ABC transporter periplasmic protein LptC translates to MLSKKFRTFLLFGVLALLLAAVGYWNISPESFLDQPKSAVDESAVDYYATNAHSIQYLPDGTMQYDMTADKVEHLKATDITLMTTPVLQMYRGSTFPWHVQSVRAEVSPGGDHVELIDSVRINRTDEKDRTTIITSSRMTVFPQKQYAETAQPVRIDGLGGVTTGTGMKAYLKESRMNLLSNVRGQYEAR
- a CDS encoding RNA polymerase factor sigma-54, producing MKPSLVLRMGQQLTMTPQLQQAIRLLQLSTLDLQQEIQEALESNPMLERQEEGDDFDNADPLADTVEQKPNADVQEPTYQESAPTVDNLDEGDWNERIPNELPVDTAWEDVYQTSASSLPSNDDDEWDFTTRTSVGESLQSHLLWQLNLAPMSDTDRLIAVTLIDCINNQGYLDETLEEMLDAFDPELDIELDEIEAVLHRIQQFEPAGIGARNLSECLLLQLRQLPAKTKWLAEAQKLVSDYIDLLGSRDYAQLMRRMKLKEDDLRQVIELVQSLNPRPGSQIESSEAEYVVPDVIVRKDNERWLVELNQESVPRLRVNPQYAGFVRRADTSADNTFMRNQLQEARWFIKSLQSRNETLMKVATQIVEHQRGFLEYGDEAMKPLVLHDIAEAVGMHESTISRVTTQKFMHTPRGIYELKYFFSSHVSTSEGGECSSTAIRAIIKKLVAAENQKKPLSDSKIAGLLEAQGIQVARRTVAKYRESLGISPSSERKRLM
- the mlaE gene encoding lipid asymmetry maintenance ABC transporter permease subunit MlaE is translated as MRRKSLMDRVRLMGRSAIDIVAVLGRSGIFLVHALLGRGGIGGGFQLLLRQLHSVGVMSLAIIVVSGVFIGMVLALQGFSILAKYGSEQAVGQMVALTLLRELGPVVTALLFAGRAGSALTAEIGNMKSTEQLSSLEMIGVDPLKYIVAPRLWAGFISLPVLALIFSVVGIWGGSWVAVDWLGVYEGSFWANMQNSVSFSDDVLNGVIKSVVFAFVVTWIAVFQGYDCEPTSEGISRATTKTVVYASLAVLGLDFIMTALMFGDF
- the mlaD gene encoding outer membrane lipid asymmetry maintenance protein MlaD, with product MQNRTLETGVGLFLLAGILALLLLALRVSGLSASASTDTYKLYANFDNIAGLTVRAKVTMAGVNIGKVTAIDLDHDTFTGRVTMEVNKRVNNLPSDSTASILTAGLLGEKYVGISVGGDDQLLKDGGTIHDTQSSLVLEDLIGKFLLNSVGKDAK